DNA from Rubripirellula lacrimiformis:
AATGTAGATCGCACCGTTCAACGCGTAGACCGGTTTTAAATCTTGCCGCCGCGTTGCTGTGATCTGTTCTTGATAAGCATGAAGTTTGCCGTTCGCATCGATCGTTTTCATCCAATTGGGATGCTTGGATGCTGGGCACACCGAAACCAGGCTGCTGGCCCCACTGGATTCGAAATGCTGAATCGCATGGCTTAGGTCGGTCGCGCTGCGAAGCGGCGAAGTCGGTTGCAATAGCACCATCGCGTCATAGCCGAATACGTTGTCCACCGCATGGCACACCGCATCAAAACTGGTCGCAGTGTCCGTGGATAGTTCCGGCGGACGCATGAAGGGGACATCGGCACCAAACGAACGGGCTGTGTCCGCGATCTGTTGACAATCCGTTGACACGATCACATGGTCCAATTCGCGGCACGCATTGGCCGCATCGATCGTCCATGCAATCAGCGGACGACCGCCTAGCGGTTGAAGGTTCTTTTGGATGATCCCCTTACTGCCACCGCGCGCTGGGATAATGCCCAGGTACTTCATTGGTTCGTCACGTTGTAAAACTGTTTCTTTAGTAAACGTTCGTCGATGGTGGCTTGATGCAATACCGACATGATCTTTTCGACGGCGTCGCCATTGCCATAGGGATTGCTGGTCAAGCGACACTGGGATTGGAAAGCCGGATCCAATGCACGTTTCAGTGCACTCGATATACTATTGCTTTCGGGACTGCACTGGATCACGCTGTCGGCTTGCAGTCGCCCCAGTTGGCGATCACCGATGTTGACGGTCGGGATTCCAAAGGAGGGAGCTTCCAGTAGTCCGCTCGATGAATTGCCGACCACCGCATCGACGTATTGAAGCGCGGACCAGTATCTGAGTTGCCCGAGCGATGTGAATGCGGATGCAGTGCTGGGATGTGCGGCAGCGTATTGGTCAATCAAATCGCAGATCACGCGCCCATCGGCGTCCGCGTTTGGCTTCGTAAAGATCAAACGGATGTCCTGGCCTAGCATGGATAGTGAGTCCAGCAATGCCTTGAATTGTTCGCTAGCCGTATTGTGTTCCAGAGTCACCGGGTGATAGGTGATGATCAAGTTGTGGGCTGCCAGTTCGATCCCCAATTGCTGCTGCAAATCGTCGCGGCTAAGTAGCTTGGATCTACGAATCCCATCGACGCCTAGGCCGCCGACCAAGTGGACGCGGTCGGGCGATTCGCCCAATTGGATCACTCGTTGTCGGTACGGTTCGGCCGCAACGAAATGCAGGTGCGACATCTTGGTAATCGAATGGCGAATGCATTCATCGATGGCACCTTCGGACGACTCGCCCCCGTGCAGGTGAGCGATCGGAACCTTGGCATTCATGCCCGCGATCGCCGCGCTTAGCAGTTCGAACCGATCACCCAGTAGCACCAATAGGTCGGGTTTCAGTTGGTCCAAGGCATCCGCGATCCCGATGATGCCAAGCGCCGTCGACTTGGAAATGCCCGTTGGCGTATCCGACGACACCAGCATTTCGACCTTGCGATCGATTCGAAAACCATCCGCTTCGATTTCCCGATACGTCGATCCAAATTCCGGCGACAGGTGGGCGCCGGTGGCGATGACCTGCAATCGAAACCGGTCAGACTGGTCGATTTGATGCATCAATTCACGCAGCAATCCGTACTCGGCGCGCGTACCGGTTAGCACACAGATCTTCTGCGTTGAGATTGTGTCGATCGGTGCTGGATCGATCATGATAGGCTGGTTTACCATTGCACTTGTTCGTCAGGCTGGTAGTCGCGTTGGGCAACGCGTCCGACGACTTGGTCCCACTGGGTGGGGCTGATTCCCGTGCCGGGTCGTTTGACGGTCAAGTTGTGTTCGCCGAATGTTTCGCCAGCACGGATACCTGTCGCCGCGACGATTGATTTGCGGGCCACCGGGCGGTTGGGGACTTCGCTGACGCTGGGGCGTTTGATGCCATCGCCCAAGGCCGATTCGACATGCCGGATCGACGCTACCATCTGTTTCAGTTCGTCTGGCTCTAGGCTGGCGGCATGGTCAGGACCGGGCAGTTTGCGGTCCAGCGTGAAGTGCTTTTCAATCACGATGGCGCCTAACGCAACCGCCGCGATCGGAATTTCTATTCCAAGAGTATGATCCGAGTATCCCCATCGCGTGCCCAATGCGCATCCCATCGTTTGCATGGCACGCAGATTGACCTCTTCATACGGCGTTGGATACTGAGTCGTGCAGTGCAGCGTGATGATTCGCGATCGATCCGCGCCGCTCGATTCTAGAACTTCGATTGCGTAATCCACTTCCGCTAGCGTTGCCATTCCGGTGGACAGCAGGATCGGACGATTCGCCGACCCCATGCGTCGAAGGTACGGCACGTTGGTGATTTCGCCCGATGGGATCTTCGTCCAATCCAGCGACATGCCGTCCAGGAACTTTTCGCTAGCCAAGTCAAAGCCCGTCGACAGGAATTTGATTTGGCGGGCGACGCAGTGTTGGATCAGCCGGTGGTGGTCTTCGGCCGATAGTTCCAACTTCTTTAGCATCTGCAGTTGGCTGTCGCTGGTATCGTCATTGTCGCTTTGATATTGGGCTTTGGGAGCCGATTGGGTGACCAGTTCGGCCGCGATGAAGGTTTGAAACTTGACGTAATCCGCGCCCGCGCCTGCGGCCGCATCGATCAACTGCATCGCTAGGTTCAGATCGCCGTTGTGATTGACCCCAGCCTCGGCAATCACGATCGATCGCGGCAGCAGGTCGTGCGAGTTTGATACCGTCGGTGGCATGGCAGAACGTTGAATGGAGGGAGACAATGGTTCTATCGGTTGGGTCGGACGGTGCAGTCGTCGTCGACGTCACGGCGGACAATGGCACCCGCGCCGATCACACAGCGGTTGCCGATTCGGACATCTTGATGGATGATCGCCCCGCTGCCGACAAATGTGCCGTCGCCAATTCGAACGCCGCCGTTGATCAGGCTGCCCGTCGAAAGATGGCAATGGTCACCGACCGTGCATTCATGTTCGACCAACGACTTCGAATTCAATATGCAGTTCTGGCCAATTCGTGCGCCGGCATTGACCAGGCCGTGATGCATTACGATCGTGCCAGCCCCGATTGTCGTATCACCGGCAACATATGCCCATGGTGATACAATCGTCGCGCATCTGCCGCCCGCCGAAGCGACCAGTTGGAACAACCGTTTCCGGGTCGCGGCCGTACGGATCTGTCCGACAGCAACCAGAAACGTCAGCCCATCGTCGACCAAATTTGGGATCTGGTCATCGGTATGAGTGATGGGATGCCCCGCCACGGTTCCACCAACATCGTTTGCAGCAGCAGTGATGGCCGCGATTCGGTATTCGGCGGTTTGACCGATCACGTCGATACAGGCGGTGCAGTGGCCACCGCTTCCGATCAGTGCGATGTCCTTGATCATCACCGATTCTGGCTCTGACTCTGACTCGGTGACGATGATGGTGGCGAATCAATCGCGACTTGGACGCCGCTGGGCAGATTGATCAGTGATGCCTGTACCTGTTTGGCGACCGCTAAGTCCATCGCCGGGTTGTCGCAGTACATCGGCAAGTCGTTCATCAATTGCCAGGCCGGACGCAATCCGATTCCACGGCTGTTGGCCAGTGTCAGAATCGAATCTCGTTCCTTCAGCTGGTCCTGGTCCAGAACGATCGCAGCCAGCCAGAAGTTGCTTTCGGTGCCCGTCGGTTGGTCGACGAAGCGAACTCCGTCGATGGTCGAGAAGGCATCGCGGTATCGTGCGGCTAAGTTTCGCTTGCTAGCCAGGAAATGATCCAGCTGTTCAAGCTGTCCACACCCCAGGGCTGCGTTCAAGTTGGGCATGCGGAAGTTGTAGCCCACTTGATCATGGAAAAATTCCCACGCGTGCGGCACTTTCGCTGTGGTTGTTAAGTGCTTGGCCAATGGTCCCAGTTCGTCATCGTCGGTCAGAATGACGCCACCGCCGCCTGTCGTCGCGATCTTGTTGCCATTGAAACTGATCATCCCCAGGCGGCCGAAGGTGCCGGTATGCTGGCCAGCGACCTTGCTGCCGAGTGATTCGGCAGCATCTTCCACCACGGCAATTCCAAACCGATCGACGACGGCAATGATCGCTTGAATTTTGCAGGGGTGGCCAAACGCGTGCATCGGTACGATTGCCGTGATCGGCCGCCCGGTGGTGCGGTTGATCGTGACACCGTTTCGAACCTCGGTGATTTCAGCGAGGTAGTCGCCAAGTTTTTCCGGATCGAGGCCCAGCTGTTCGCTTTCGATTTCGACTAGGTGGGGAATCGCGTGCAGGTGGCTGACGGCATTGGCGGTGGCTACGAAAGTCATCGCCGGTACCAGCACTTCGTCCCCAGGTCGGACCCCGGCTAATTGCAACGCGACCAGCAACCCGGACGTTCCATTGGATACCGCCACCGCATACTTCGCACCGGTGATGTCGCACAGCATGCGTTCGAACTGATCCACGAAGCTGCCGACCGAAGAAACCCAGCCGGTTTCAACGCACTGTGCCACGTATTTGGCTTCTTGGCCGCCGAAGTAGGGTGCATGCAGCGGTACGGATTGATCACCGATCACCGATGCGATGGTATCAACGATTTGGTTAGGCAGAGTGTTCAAACGTTGTACGTCCCTGCTTTATAAAGTTTTAGGTTCGACGCATCGCGGAACCAGTCGATCGTTTGTTTCAGTCCACGACGGAGTCCGTCGTTGTCGCCATATTGCGGAACCCAGTCCGTCAATTTGGCGGCTTTGGAAGCGTCGGCACACAACCGGAATACTTCGCTCTTTTCGGGACGGATGCGTTGTTGTTCTTGTTCAATTTCAACTTCGACGGACATCAATTCGCAAATCATTGCCAGCGTGTCGGCGACTGAAATCTCGTAGCCCGTGCCTAGATTGATGACTTCACCGTTGGTGTTTTCGGAGCGCAAGATCGCTTCGAATCCGGCGGCCGTATCGGCGACGTAGTTGAAATCGCGAGTCGGGGTAAGGTCGCCCATTTTCAGTTTGGTCGCACCGGCCGCGACCTGTGCAATCACGGTCGGAATGACTGCTCGTGCCGACTGACGCGGGCCGTACGTGTTGAACGGACGTACGACTGTCACGGGCGTGTCAAAGGAACGGAAGTAAGAAAGGGCTAGTTGGTCAGCGCCAATCTTAGATGCCGAATACGGCGACTGTCCCTTCAGCGGGTGTTCTTCGTCGATGGGAACATAGTCGGCCGTTCCATAGACTTCGCTGGTCGAAGTGTGCAAAACTTTAGCGACGTCAAAGTCGCGAGCCGCTTCCAGGACATTCAGCGTACCGTGGATGTTGGTGTCCACGTAGCTGCCGGGCGCTTGATAGCTGTAGGGGATCGCGATCAAGGCTGCCAAGTGAAGCACGGCTTCGGTACCGCGTACGGCGTGGCGAACAAAAGTCGCATCCCGAATGTCGCCCGAGACAACTTCGATGCTGGATTTTGTTTGCTCGGGGATGGAGTCAAGCCAGCCCCACGAATTGAACGAATTGTAGGCCGCCAAGGCGCGTACGTCATAACCGCGCTGGACCAGAAGTTCAGTCAAGTGAGAACCAATGAAGCCATCGGCACCGGTGACAAGGATTTTCATATCAGGATGATGGTGAGAGTCTTAGGTGTCGTAGAAAAAGAATGTTCGAAAAGGTAGCCATGGGCAGCAAAGACCATTTGCGCCCCCCCTCACCCCAGCCCTCTCCCCCAGATTCCAACCAAGCTGCACTTGGATGGAATCAGGGGGAGAGGGGGCAAAAGGAAAGCGGTTGTTTTCTTTTGGCTCCCTCTCCCCCAGTGTCGGGCACGAGTTCTGCTCGTGCCCGAGACTGGGGGAGAGGAGGGCCAGTAGAACCAAGTCCTCGCCATCCTCACTCGTCTACTCAGTAAACTTGGCAGCCGCTCTCTCGCAGGCGGATTCGGCACTGACTTCGTGTTCCATGTCTGCCATCTGCTTCATCATGGCGTCAATCCGTAGGTTGCTGGGGGCGACCGTCCTGCAGGCTTGGGTCTGAAGCCGTGCGTCCGTACGGCGATCGACTATCCGCAACAGGCTGATGGATTGCAGTCGAATCGTGGAATTTGCAGGTGCTTTCACCTGTTGGCATAAATTGGATTTGAATCACTAACGGACAACTTGAAATGCTGCCGTGGAATCCATGCTGTCCTAAATCTAATCGGTTCCAATGCAATTTTGTGATTGCATTGCGGTCAGTGCGGACTTCGTCCACGTGGGTGACCGATGATGTATGGAAACCCAGAAGCGATCGTGTGGTTGTTGCTGGACCGGCGAGCCCGACGGGGGCGCTGGTCTGGCGCATGGGCTTGAGGATGATTGCGGGCGAATGCCGATTCAACCATCGCCCAACGGATCGGGGCGTTTTCAACATGGTTGGCTAGAGCGGATCCGGATAGCCGTTCTGGTCGTTACAACCCTTGGCGACCGGTTGGTTCGCTAGTGCAACTATTCCGCTTCCCCGGACAAGTCGATGGCCGCCATTTGTTTGATGACGTTTTCGAACCGCTTGTCGTCCGGGGTGATCTGGCGTCCCATGCGGGCTTGTTGGAGCGCTGTTTTGCGGTCTCCTGTGGATCGTAGCGTGGCGATCAGTTCTAGTCGCAGTGCAGCGTGGGCAGGGGCAATCGCGACCGCATTGGTGAAGCTCTTGATGGCTTCCTCTGGCCTCTGCAGGGCTAGCCACGCTTTCCCTTCCAACAGCAAGCAATTCGTTTTCTCTTCGATCGTTTCGCAGTCCTCGCATCCCAAGTTCTCGATCAGAGTCGGCAGCAGAGGGAAAAGTTCCGTCATTCGCCGAGTAGTGATTTCTCGGCTAGCGGTACGCATCACCGAGGGGGTGGTTGGCAGTGCTTTCAGCAGGTCCACATCTTTGTAATTCTGGGCCGCCCGTAACACGAACGTCGTTCGCGTCGGCGCCTGTACCAGTGAGTGGTTCCAAAACTGCTGTGCCAGATCATTCATTTGACCTTGCGCGGCCAATGTAGCCAGGCCTGATATTTGTAAATTTTGTCCGCGGTGAAGTTCCCCCAGTTGGGTTAGCAAGGTTTCGGTCACCAGCGGAGGATCGTCACGGCGTTGGTCCGATAGGAAATCCAGCGAGATTAAATTGCTGCGAATGTCGGTGGCCAGCGGTAGCCGGGCGAGGGCTTGTCGATACTGATCGGCGGCCAGTTGATATTCCTGTGGTTCCGAGGCCCACCTGATCTTGCCGCTTTCAATCAGGCCGATCTGAGGCGGTAATCCTTCGATGTAGCTGGCTGCATTTCGGCCGATCAATCTTCGATAAAGCGGGGACGTGATTCGGTAGAGTTCGGTCGCTTCATCGGATGTGCTCGGCCGGGCACCAGCGACCTCTTTGGCACGGGCCAATCGGTGGTCTATTTGTGCCAGCATGATCTGCCGATCGACCCGGTCCGGTCGGCCAGCCGCAGTCTGGACCTGTTGTTGCATTTTCAACAGTGTATCAGGTGCTGTTTGCCCGGCAGCGATCCGCATTTGGGCGGCGCGGATGGCCGTGGTCAAGGCGGCGTCGTTG
Protein-coding regions in this window:
- the neuC gene encoding UDP-N-acetylglucosamine 2-epimerase yields the protein MIDPAPIDTISTQKICVLTGTRAEYGLLRELMHQIDQSDRFRLQVIATGAHLSPEFGSTYREIEADGFRIDRKVEMLVSSDTPTGISKSTALGIIGIADALDQLKPDLLVLLGDRFELLSAAIAGMNAKVPIAHLHGGESSEGAIDECIRHSITKMSHLHFVAAEPYRQRVIQLGESPDRVHLVGGLGVDGIRRSKLLSRDDLQQQLGIELAAHNLIITYHPVTLEHNTASEQFKALLDSLSMLGQDIRLIFTKPNADADGRVICDLIDQYAAAHPSTASAFTSLGQLRYWSALQYVDAVVGNSSSGLLEAPSFGIPTVNIGDRQLGRLQADSVIQCSPESNSISSALKRALDPAFQSQCRLTSNPYGNGDAVEKIMSVLHQATIDERLLKKQFYNVTNQ
- a CDS encoding acetyltransferase; the encoded protein is MIKDIALIGSGGHCTACIDVIGQTAEYRIAAITAAANDVGGTVAGHPITHTDDQIPNLVDDGLTFLVAVGQIRTAATRKRLFQLVASAGGRCATIVSPWAYVAGDTTIGAGTIVMHHGLVNAGARIGQNCILNSKSLVEHECTVGDHCHLSTGSLINGGVRIGDGTFVGSGAIIHQDVRIGNRCVIGAGAIVRRDVDDDCTVRPNR
- the neuB gene encoding N-acetylneuraminate synthase produces the protein MPPTVSNSHDLLPRSIVIAEAGVNHNGDLNLAMQLIDAAAGAGADYVKFQTFIAAELVTQSAPKAQYQSDNDDTSDSQLQMLKKLELSAEDHHRLIQHCVARQIKFLSTGFDLASEKFLDGMSLDWTKIPSGEITNVPYLRRMGSANRPILLSTGMATLAEVDYAIEVLESSGADRSRIITLHCTTQYPTPYEEVNLRAMQTMGCALGTRWGYSDHTLGIEIPIAAVALGAIVIEKHFTLDRKLPGPDHAASLEPDELKQMVASIRHVESALGDGIKRPSVSEVPNRPVARKSIVAATGIRAGETFGEHNLTVKRPGTGISPTQWDQVVGRVAQRDYQPDEQVQW
- a CDS encoding LegC family aminotransferase — translated: MNTLPNQIVDTIASVIGDQSVPLHAPYFGGQEAKYVAQCVETGWVSSVGSFVDQFERMLCDITGAKYAVAVSNGTSGLLVALQLAGVRPGDEVLVPAMTFVATANAVSHLHAIPHLVEIESEQLGLDPEKLGDYLAEITEVRNGVTINRTTGRPITAIVPMHAFGHPCKIQAIIAVVDRFGIAVVEDAAESLGSKVAGQHTGTFGRLGMISFNGNKIATTGGGGVILTDDDELGPLAKHLTTTAKVPHAWEFFHDQVGYNFRMPNLNAALGCGQLEQLDHFLASKRNLAARYRDAFSTIDGVRFVDQPTGTESNFWLAAIVLDQDQLKERDSILTLANSRGIGLRPAWQLMNDLPMYCDNPAMDLAVAKQVQASLINLPSGVQVAIDSPPSSSPSQSQSQNR
- a CDS encoding NAD-dependent 4,6-dehydratase LegB codes for the protein MKILVTGADGFIGSHLTELLVQRGYDVRALAAYNSFNSWGWLDSIPEQTKSSIEVVSGDIRDATFVRHAVRGTEAVLHLAALIAIPYSYQAPGSYVDTNIHGTLNVLEAARDFDVAKVLHTSTSEVYGTADYVPIDEEHPLKGQSPYSASKIGADQLALSYFRSFDTPVTVVRPFNTYGPRQSARAVIPTVIAQVAAGATKLKMGDLTPTRDFNYVADTAAGFEAILRSENTNGEVINLGTGYEISVADTLAMICELMSVEVEIEQEQQRIRPEKSEVFRLCADASKAAKLTDWVPQYGDNDGLRRGLKQTIDWFRDASNLKLYKAGTYNV
- a CDS encoding acylneuraminate cytidylyltransferase family protein; the protein is MKYLGIIPARGGSKGIIQKNLQPLGGRPLIAWTIDAANACRELDHVIVSTDCQQIADTARSFGADVPFMRPPELSTDTATSFDAVCHAVDNVFGYDAMVLLQPTSPLRSATDLSHAIQHFESSGASSLVSVCPASKHPNWMKTIDANGKLHAYQEQITATRRQDLKPVYALNGAIYISKIDAMRSSGSIVTDDAVAFVMPPDKSHDIDTEIDLKICEMLLRHQQSTDDRPHPLRPQH